A section of the Pseudorasbora parva isolate DD20220531a chromosome 2, ASM2467924v1, whole genome shotgun sequence genome encodes:
- the ppp4ca gene encoding serine/threonine-protein phosphatase 4 catalytic subunit A, with protein MCVIMGDVIDLDRQIEQLRRCELIKENEVKALCAKAREILVEESNVQRVDSPVTVCGDIHGQFYDLKELFRVGGEVPETNYLFMGDFVDRGFYSVETFLLLLALKVRYPDRITLIRGNHESRQITQVYGFYDECLRKYGSVTVWRYCTEIFDYLSLSAIVDGKIFCVHGGLSPSIQTLDQIRTIDRKQEVPHDGPMCDLLWSDPEDTTGWGVSPRGAGYLFGSDVVAQFNAANDISMICRAHQLVMEGYKWHFNETVLTVWSAPNYCYRCGNVAAILELDEHLQKEFIIFEAAPQETRGLPSKKPVADYFL; from the exons atgtgtgtcaTCATGGGTGACGTCATTGACTTGGACAGACAGATCGAGCAACTCAGACGTTGTGAACTTATCAAGGAAAATGAAGTCAAGGCGCTGTGTGCCAAAGCGAG GGAGATTCTTGTGGAGGAGAGTAATGTTCAGAGGGTAGATTCTCCCGTCACA GTCTGTGGAGATATACATGGGCAGTTTTATGATTTAAAAGAGCTATTTAGG GTGGGGGGTGAAGTTCCAGAGACAAACTACCTCTTCATGGGAGACTTTGTGGACCGAGGGTTCTATAGTGTGGAAACTTTTCTATTGCTGCTAGcattaaag GTGCGATACCCTGACCGAATAACGCTGATCAGAGGGAATCACGAGTCGAGGCAGATCACACAAGTGTATGGCTTTTATGACGAGTGTCTTAGAAAATATGGCTCTGTTACAGTCTGGAGGTATTGCACAGAGATATTTGACTACCTATCCCTCTCTGCCATCGTTGATGGCAAG ATATTTTGTGTGCATGGTGGACTTTCTCCATCTATTCAAACTTTGGATCAGATCAGAACTATTGACAGAAAGCAGGAAGTTCCTCATGATGGACCCATGTGTGACTTACTGTGGTCTGACCCTGAGG ATACCACAGGGTGGGGTGTGAGTCCAAGAGGAGCTGGATATCTGTTTGGTAGTGATGTTGTGGCACAGTTTAATGCTGCCAATGATATCAGCATGATCTGCAGAGCTCATCAGCTGGTGATGGAGGGCTATAAGTGGCATTTCAATGAGACTGTGTTAACTGTGTGGTCTGCACCAAACTACTGTTATAG GTGTGGTAATGTGGCAGCCATTTTGGAGCTTGATGAGCATCTCCAGAAGGAGTTTATCATATTTGAAGCTGCACCTCAGGAAACCAGAGGCCTCCCCTCTAAGAAGCCTGTGGCTGACTACTTCCTTTGA
- the nudt9 gene encoding ADP-ribose pyrophosphatase, mitochondrial isoform X1, with product MKSVSRNWVASVHVALSLIGLPYPAGTSGVCRKNPINSIPSLCSSTSVYMTPAAHIKARCPVYPGSDTSRFPVPDDKIDWESDWPQYNPVNYTAPTVLKKPVWADPEIGTFSPKFNSLDGSVDRRSHEGPYRIQNGNPLNPHGRTGLEGRGLLGRWGPNHAADPIVTRWKRDSTGQRVHHTNSQLPVLQFVSIKRLDCGEWAIPGGMVDPGERISQTLQREFSEEAMNSLLASPSERENIQKRITELFSSEGLQVYKGYVDDPRNTDNAWMETVAVNFHDETGNSVSELPLQAGDDAGQVSWIDIDSSIALYANHSHFLKTVAKEMNAHW from the exons ATGAAATCAGTTTCCCGTAACTGGGTTGCTTCGGTTCATGTAGCGCTTAGTCTTATTGGTCTTCCATATCCCGCCGGTACAAGTGGAGTCTG CAGGAAAAACCCCATTAACAGCATTCCTAGTCTCTGTTCATCAACATCTGTCTACATGACTCCTGCTGCACACATTAAGGCTCGTTGTCCAGTATATCCTGGCTCAGACACAAGCCGCTTTCCTGTTCCTGATGACAAAATTGACTGGGAGTCAGACTGGCCCCAGTACAACCCTGTTAACTATACGGCTCCGACTGTGCTGAAAAAACCTGTTTGGGCAGACCCAGAGATAGG CACATTTTCACCAAAGTTCAATTCTTTGGATGGATCTGTGGACAGGAGAAGCCACGAGGGCCCATATCGTATCCAGAATGGAAATCCACT TAATCCACATGGAAGAACTGGACTGGAGGGCAGAGGGTTACTGGGAAGGTGGGGTCCAAACCATGCTGCTGATCCAATAGTTACAAG ATGGAAAAGAGACTCGACAGGACAACGTGTCCACCACACTAACTCGCAACTGCCCGTGCTGCAGTTCGTGTCCATCAAGAGGTTGGACTGTGGTGAATGGGCCATCCCAGGC gGTATGGTGGACCCTGGGGAGCGCATTTCTCAAACACTGCAGCGCGAGTTCTCAGAAGAGGCAATGAACTCTTTGCTAGCATCTCCAAGTGAGAGGGAAAATATCCAAAAGCGAATCACTGAGCTTTTCAGCTCAGAAGGTCTTCAG GTGTATAAAGGTTATGTGGATGATCCGAGAAACACGGATAATGCTTGGATGGAAACAGTTGCAGTCAATTTCCATGATGAAACAG GAAATAGTGTAAGTGAGCTTCCATTGCAAGCAGGCGATGATGCTGGTCAAGTGAGTTGGATTGATATCGACTCCTCCATCGCCCTTTATGCAAATCACTCGCATTTCCTAAAGACAGTTGCTAAGGAAATGAATGCCCATTGGTAA
- the nudt9 gene encoding ADP-ribose pyrophosphatase, mitochondrial isoform X2, with protein MKSVSRNWVASVHVALSLIGLPYPAGTSGVWKNPINSIPSLCSSTSVYMTPAAHIKARCPVYPGSDTSRFPVPDDKIDWESDWPQYNPVNYTAPTVLKKPVWADPEIGTFSPKFNSLDGSVDRRSHEGPYRIQNGNPLNPHGRTGLEGRGLLGRWGPNHAADPIVTRWKRDSTGQRVHHTNSQLPVLQFVSIKRLDCGEWAIPGGMVDPGERISQTLQREFSEEAMNSLLASPSERENIQKRITELFSSEGLQVYKGYVDDPRNTDNAWMETVAVNFHDETGNSVSELPLQAGDDAGQVSWIDIDSSIALYANHSHFLKTVAKEMNAHW; from the exons ATGAAATCAGTTTCCCGTAACTGGGTTGCTTCGGTTCATGTAGCGCTTAGTCTTATTGGTCTTCCATATCCCGCCGGTACAAGTGGAGTCTG GAAAAACCCCATTAACAGCATTCCTAGTCTCTGTTCATCAACATCTGTCTACATGACTCCTGCTGCACACATTAAGGCTCGTTGTCCAGTATATCCTGGCTCAGACACAAGCCGCTTTCCTGTTCCTGATGACAAAATTGACTGGGAGTCAGACTGGCCCCAGTACAACCCTGTTAACTATACGGCTCCGACTGTGCTGAAAAAACCTGTTTGGGCAGACCCAGAGATAGG CACATTTTCACCAAAGTTCAATTCTTTGGATGGATCTGTGGACAGGAGAAGCCACGAGGGCCCATATCGTATCCAGAATGGAAATCCACT TAATCCACATGGAAGAACTGGACTGGAGGGCAGAGGGTTACTGGGAAGGTGGGGTCCAAACCATGCTGCTGATCCAATAGTTACAAG ATGGAAAAGAGACTCGACAGGACAACGTGTCCACCACACTAACTCGCAACTGCCCGTGCTGCAGTTCGTGTCCATCAAGAGGTTGGACTGTGGTGAATGGGCCATCCCAGGC gGTATGGTGGACCCTGGGGAGCGCATTTCTCAAACACTGCAGCGCGAGTTCTCAGAAGAGGCAATGAACTCTTTGCTAGCATCTCCAAGTGAGAGGGAAAATATCCAAAAGCGAATCACTGAGCTTTTCAGCTCAGAAGGTCTTCAG GTGTATAAAGGTTATGTGGATGATCCGAGAAACACGGATAATGCTTGGATGGAAACAGTTGCAGTCAATTTCCATGATGAAACAG GAAATAGTGTAAGTGAGCTTCCATTGCAAGCAGGCGATGATGCTGGTCAAGTGAGTTGGATTGATATCGACTCCTCCATCGCCCTTTATGCAAATCACTCGCATTTCCTAAAGACAGTTGCTAAGGAAATGAATGCCCATTGGTAA